A genomic window from Agrobacterium larrymoorei includes:
- a CDS encoding pirin family protein, which translates to MSFFPGNDPAVGDAFACDAIENLIVPRSSDIGGFSVRRALPTRDRRLVGPFIFFDRMGPAILKAGDALDVKPHPHIGLSTVTYLFDGEIKHRDSLGTEIVVRPGDINLMTAGRGIVHSERTPENLRGHPFSMSGLQTWLALPDDKEEIAPDFSHTERDSMPLIDVAGATGRVVIGDFAGLHSPVKTFTDTLYADLSLAAGAKFPFPADHEERAIYILSGSLEVAGDVFAADQLLAFRAGDDITLKGGVDGCHIMLFGGAALNSRRYIWWNFVSSSKERIEQAKEEWRTGRFDIVPGDEDEFVPLPKS; encoded by the coding sequence ATGTCGTTTTTTCCAGGCAATGATCCCGCCGTCGGCGATGCTTTTGCGTGTGATGCGATCGAGAATCTTATCGTTCCCCGTTCAAGCGATATTGGCGGCTTTTCCGTGCGTCGCGCATTGCCGACGAGGGATCGCCGTCTGGTCGGACCTTTCATCTTCTTCGACAGGATGGGGCCGGCGATCTTGAAGGCCGGGGACGCGCTGGACGTAAAGCCGCATCCGCATATCGGGCTTTCCACCGTGACGTATCTTTTCGATGGCGAGATCAAGCACCGCGATAGCCTCGGAACGGAAATCGTCGTGCGGCCGGGCGATATCAACCTGATGACGGCAGGTCGCGGTATCGTCCATTCGGAGCGTACACCCGAAAACCTGCGCGGACATCCTTTCTCCATGTCCGGCCTGCAAACCTGGCTTGCCCTACCGGACGACAAGGAAGAGATCGCTCCGGATTTCTCCCACACCGAACGCGATTCCATGCCGCTGATCGATGTGGCGGGCGCAACCGGACGTGTCGTTATTGGTGATTTTGCGGGCCTGCACTCACCGGTCAAGACCTTCACCGATACGCTTTATGCCGACCTTTCGCTTGCCGCGGGCGCGAAGTTTCCTTTTCCGGCCGATCACGAAGAAAGGGCGATCTATATTCTCTCCGGCTCACTGGAAGTCGCTGGCGATGTGTTTGCAGCAGACCAGTTGCTGGCCTTTCGCGCCGGTGACGACATCACCCTGAAGGGCGGCGTCGATGGTTGCCACATCATGCTCTTCGGGGGCGCAGCCTTGAATTCGCGGCGTTATATCTGGTGGAATTTCGTCTCGTCATCAAAAGAACGCATAGAGCAGGCCAAGGAAGAGTGGAGAACCGGACGTTTCGATATCGTACCGGGAGATGAAGACGAGTTCGTACCTTTGCCCAAAAGCTGA
- the dxs gene encoding 1-deoxy-D-xylulose-5-phosphate synthase — MTGMPDTPLLDRVKFPSDLKAIEDRDLPQLARELRDEMIDAVSKTGGHLGAGLGVVELTIAIHKVFNTPDDRVIFDVGHQCYPHKILTGRRDRIRTLRQEGGLSGFTRRAESEYDDFGAGHSSTSISAGLGMAVAAELNGSDRKVIAIIGDGSMSAGMAFEALNNAGALDARLIVILNDNDMSIAPPTGAMSAYLARLASGRTYMGFRDFGKKLTAYLGKTIDRAITRAVTHARGYVTGGTLFEELGFYHIGPIDGHSFEHLLPVLRNVRDNQKGPVLIHVVTQKGKGYAPAEAAADKYHGVNKFDVITGTQAKAKPNAPSYTSVFSEALVQEAKLDDKIVGVTAAMPSGTGLDKLAELFPKRTFDVGIAEQHAVTFAAGLAAEGYKPFCALYSTFLQRGYDQLVHDVALQGLPVRFPIDRAGFVGADGPTHAGSFDTTFLATLPGMVVMAASDEAELKHMVRTAAAYDEGPISFRYPRGEGVGIEMPARGEILEIGKGRVVKEGSKIALLSFGTRLAECLAAAEDLDAAGLSTTVADARFAKPLDLDLIRQLTSHHEVLVTIEEGSSGGFGAQVLHFMAGAGLLDTGIKVRTLTMPDHWVEQAKPETMYAEAGLDRAGIIKTVFQALGQKQIDVGFAG, encoded by the coding sequence TTGACCGGAATGCCAGACACACCATTGCTTGACCGGGTGAAATTCCCATCCGATCTGAAAGCAATCGAGGATCGCGACCTGCCGCAACTGGCGAGGGAATTGCGCGACGAGATGATCGATGCGGTCTCCAAGACCGGTGGACATCTGGGTGCCGGCCTCGGCGTGGTGGAACTGACGATCGCCATCCACAAGGTGTTCAACACCCCTGACGACCGCGTGATCTTCGATGTCGGACACCAGTGTTATCCGCATAAAATCCTGACCGGTCGTCGCGATCGCATCCGCACGCTGCGCCAGGAAGGTGGCCTTTCCGGCTTCACCCGTCGTGCCGAAAGTGAATATGACGATTTTGGTGCAGGCCACTCCTCCACCTCCATTTCCGCCGGTCTCGGCATGGCGGTTGCGGCAGAACTCAATGGCAGTGACCGCAAGGTGATTGCCATCATCGGCGATGGCTCAATGTCGGCCGGTATGGCTTTCGAGGCGCTGAACAATGCCGGCGCGCTGGACGCACGTCTGATCGTCATCCTCAACGACAACGACATGTCGATCGCGCCGCCGACGGGGGCCATGAGCGCCTATCTGGCACGCCTTGCATCCGGCCGGACCTACATGGGCTTCCGCGACTTCGGCAAGAAGCTGACTGCCTATCTCGGCAAAACGATCGACCGTGCCATAACCCGCGCAGTGACCCATGCGCGCGGCTATGTAACGGGCGGCACGCTGTTCGAAGAGCTCGGCTTCTATCATATCGGCCCGATCGACGGCCACTCCTTCGAGCACCTTCTTCCCGTGCTGCGCAATGTTCGTGACAACCAGAAAGGTCCGGTGCTGATCCACGTCGTGACGCAGAAGGGCAAGGGCTACGCCCCGGCCGAAGCCGCCGCCGACAAGTATCATGGCGTGAACAAGTTCGATGTCATTACCGGCACTCAAGCCAAAGCAAAGCCAAATGCGCCGAGCTATACCAGCGTTTTCTCCGAGGCGCTGGTACAGGAAGCAAAGCTCGACGACAAGATTGTCGGCGTCACTGCTGCCATGCCGAGCGGCACAGGGCTCGATAAGCTGGCCGAACTCTTCCCCAAGCGCACTTTCGATGTCGGCATTGCCGAGCAGCACGCCGTGACCTTTGCGGCGGGTCTTGCTGCGGAAGGCTACAAGCCCTTCTGCGCGCTCTACTCCACCTTCCTGCAACGGGGTTACGACCAACTGGTGCACGATGTGGCGCTGCAGGGATTGCCGGTCCGTTTTCCGATCGATCGCGCTGGGTTCGTTGGCGCCGACGGGCCAACCCATGCGGGTTCCTTCGACACCACGTTCCTTGCCACCCTCCCCGGCATGGTGGTGATGGCCGCGTCCGACGAGGCGGAACTCAAACACATGGTGCGCACCGCCGCAGCCTATGACGAAGGCCCAATCTCCTTCCGCTACCCGCGTGGGGAAGGTGTGGGCATTGAGATGCCGGCGCGCGGTGAGATCCTCGAGATTGGCAAAGGCCGCGTTGTCAAGGAAGGCTCGAAAATCGCACTTCTCTCCTTCGGCACGCGTCTCGCCGAATGCCTGGCAGCCGCGGAAGATCTGGACGCAGCAGGGCTTTCCACAACGGTGGCCGATGCACGCTTTGCCAAGCCGCTCGATCTCGATCTCATCCGCCAGCTGACGAGCCATCACGAGGTTCTCGTCACCATCGAAGAAGGGTCTTCCGGAGGTTTCGGTGCGCAAGTGCTCCACTTCATGGCAGGAGCCGGCCTTCTGGATACCGGTATCAAGGTTCGCACGCTGACCATGCCCGACCATTGGGTAGAGCAGGCAAAGCCGGAAACCATGTATGCAGAAGCGGGCCTAGACCGTGCTGGCATCATCAAGACCGTGTTTCAGGCTCTAGGCCAAAAACAGATCGACGTCGGTTTTGCCGGATAA
- a CDS encoding exodeoxyribonuclease VII small subunit — MTENANTADVSGYSFEKAVAELESIVARLERGDVALDESIAIYERGEALKKHCEALLTTAEKRIEKIRLDRAGKPQGVEPLDGE; from the coding sequence ATGACGGAAAATGCCAACACAGCCGATGTCAGCGGTTACTCTTTCGAAAAGGCCGTCGCCGAGCTGGAAAGCATTGTTGCCCGCCTGGAACGCGGCGATGTGGCCTTGGACGAATCCATTGCCATTTACGAGCGCGGAGAAGCCCTGAAGAAACATTGCGAAGCGTTGCTGACGACCGCCGAAAAGCGCATCGAAAAGATCCGCCTGGACCGCGCAGGCAAACCTCAGGGTGTCGAGCCACTGGACGGCGAATAA